In Brachybacterium fresconis, the genomic stretch CTCGGCTCCCTCGAGGCGACCGAGACCGTGCAGTTCGGCCCGGACACCCTGAGCCGCGTCGAGGACCTCGCCCGGCGCTCCGGGCATCCGGTGGCGAGGATCCTGGTCGGCGCCCTGCGCTGGTATTTCGCATTCCACGAGGCCGACGGTTTCGGCTGGATGGCGCACGTCCACGACCCGCTCGTGGCCGCCCATGCAGTCACGGGCGACTTCGCGGGCACCCGACCGCTCGCGGTGGATGTGGAGCTGGTCGGCACCCTCACGCGCGGCCAGACCGTGGGCGATGAGCTGAGCCGCTGGGGCCGCGCGCCGAACGTCGACGTCCTCACCGAGGTGCGGGCCCCGGCGCTGATCGAGCACCTGCTCGCGTCGCTCGAGCACGGCCTGGACCGCCCGACGGGTGCCTGAGCCACCACGGGGAGCCGTCCCCCGAGCCTCGTCACGCCGTCATGTCGTAGAAGGTTCCGGTGAGCTGGAACCTTTGACGACATGACGCGGTCACGCGGGGAGACATGACGCGGTCACGCGGGGAGACATGACGCGGTCACGCGGGGCGGCATGGCGCGGTCACGCGGGGAGACATGGCGCGGTCACGCGGCGACTTGGCCCGGTCACGCGGGGAGACATGGCCAGGTCACCCCGGTCGCCCGAGGCGATCAGCCCAGGGACGTGACCTCGACCTCGAAGCAGCGCCGCGGTCCCTTGTCCCCGGATCCGGCGCGCCAGCCGGTGCAGCGGACCGTGCCCGCGGAGCTGTCGTCGTAGGCCACGAGCACGGTGCCCGGCAACGTCACCGGGGCGTCGAAGGTGACGTCCCAGCGCAGCGGCCGCGAGAGGTCCACGCGGGCTTCGGTGAAGGCGCGCGAGGCGGTGTACATCCCGTGGGCGATGGCCCGGGGGAAGCCGAAGACCTTCGCGCTCGGGCCCGAGAGGTGGATCGGGTTCACATCGCCCGCGACCGCGGCATACCGGCGCCCGGTGTCGGCGCCCAGTCGCCATCGCCCCGTCGGCCTCGGGGCCTCGAAGGCGACGCGCTCCCGGCGACGGCGCTCCGTCTGCGAGGAGTCCCCGTCGGCCGCGGCCTCGGAACCCTCCCCCTTGGCCAGGTAGGTCGAGACGTCGGTCGCGAGGATCTCACCGTCCTGGCCGAGGATCGTCGAGACCGCCTCGAAAGTGCGGCCCTTGCGGTGGGGCCGCAGATCGCGCACGCGGCATTCGACGTCGACCCGCTCCCCGACCCGGACGGGGCGGTGCTGGAGCACCTGGTTGCGCAGGTGCACGAGCCCCAGCAGGGCGAAGGGGAAGTCCCGCCGGGCCATCAGGGCCAGCGAGACCGGGAAGGCCAGCACGTGCAGCACGCCCGGGTGGACGAGGTCCGTGGCCGGACCGCCCATCAGGTGGTCGAAGTCCCGGGCCCGCTCGGCATCCAGGCGCACGCCGCGGACCCGGTAGGCGATGCTCGGCAGCGTCGGCTCCCCCCGGGCGCCGCGTCGGGCCGAGCGAGGGTCCAGAGCGGCCGCGTACACCGCCGGGAACGACGGCACGTCGGCGAGGTCCCGGACCCGTTCCGTCGGGGTCGGCGTGCTCCGCACCGCGCTCACTTCCCCACCATGTTCTGGCCGCACACCCGCACCGTCTCGCCCCGCAGACCGCCGGCCTCCGCGGAGGCGAGGAAGGCGATCGTCTCGGCGACGTCGACGGGCAGCCCGCCCTGCTGCAGCGAGTTCAGCCGACGCGCCACCTCGCGGGTCAGGGCCGGCATCCGTGCGGTCATCTCGGTCTCGATGAACCCGGGGGCGACCGCGTTGGCGGTGCCGCCGAGGGACTCGAGGCGGGCGGCGAGGGCGTCGACGAAGGCGATCACCCCGGCCTTGGAGGCGGCGTAGTTGGTCTGTCCGCGGTTGCCGGCGATGCCGCTGGTGGAGGCCAGCGAGATCACTCGGGGCTGGTCGCCCAGGACCGCGCCGGTCTCTCCCGCCCCACCGGCCTCGATCAGGGCGTCGGTGAGGCTGATCTGGCTGGCGATGTTCACGGCGAGCACCGGGTCCCAGCGCTCGGCGGTCATGTTCGCGAACATCTTGTCGCGGGTGATGCCGGCGTTCAGCACCGCGATGTCGAGCCTCTGGTCCCGGTCCCGCAGTGCGGCGACCAGGCGCTGCCCCGCGTCCGGCGCGGTGACATCGAGCTGGATCGGCACGGCGCGCAGCTCATTGGCCAGGCGTGAGAGCTCCGTGCCCGCGCCGGGCACGTCGAGCACGACCAGGCGGGCGCCATCGGCGGCGAGGGTGCGGGCGATGGCCGCCCCGATGCCGCGGGCCGCGCCGGTGACCAGGGCGGTGCGGCCGGCCAGCGGGTTCTCGCGGTCCTCGGTCGTCGAGCCCGCCGTCGAGGAGACGCGCAGCAGCTGACCGGTCACGAAGGCGCTGCGGGCCGAGAGCAGGAACCGCAGCGAGCCCAGCACGCCGGGCGCCGTCAGGCCCACGCCGTCGGCGGCGAGGATCCCGTTCGCCGTCCCGCCGGCGCGCATCTCATGGGCGAGCGAGCGCAGGAACCCCTCGACCCCGCCGCGAGCGGCGTCCTGTCCCGGGTCCTCGCCGCGCGCGGGGCGGGAGATCGTCACCACTCTCGCCCCCGGGGCGAGCGAGCGCATGGCCCCGGCCAGCGGCAGCAGGATGCGGCCGAGGTCGGCGGGGGCGGTGATCTCGTCGAGCACCGCGATCACGGTGCCGACGCCGCGCAGCTCCTCGAAGCGGCGGCGCACGTCGGCGCCCCAGCCCAGCAGCTCGCGAGCGATCTGGTCCGCGCCCTCGGATTCGCCGAGCACGACGACCGGGCCCAGCACCGGCTCGGGACGGTCCCCGCGGCGCGGCAGCGGCGCGGGACGGGGCAGACCGACCTGCTTCGCGAGGAGCTTGCCGGGGGTGGAACGGACGAAACGGGTGTAGGCGTCGGTCATGGGTACCTCCAGGAGACGGGTGGGAGTGCGGCGCCGAGCGCACGCTCGAGCGATGCGGGCACGGCCGGGCCGACCGGCCGTCCCCGCACCGGCTCAGTCCGCGACGGACTCGAGCAGGACGACGGTGCCCTGGCCGGCGGCGGCGCACACGGAGATCAGGCCGCGCTGGACGCGGCCGGTCTCGACCTCCTTCTGGTGCAGCAGCTTGGCGAGGGTCGCCGTGATGCGCCCGCCGGTCGCGGCGAAGGGGTGCCCGGCCGCGAGCGAGGAGCCGACGACGTTGAGCTTGCT encodes the following:
- a CDS encoding MaoC/PaaZ C-terminal domain-containing protein translates to MSAVRSTPTPTERVRDLADVPSFPAVYAAALDPRSARRGARGEPTLPSIAYRVRGVRLDAERARDFDHLMGGPATDLVHPGVLHVLAFPVSLALMARRDFPFALLGLVHLRNQVLQHRPVRVGERVDVECRVRDLRPHRKGRTFEAVSTILGQDGEILATDVSTYLAKGEGSEAAADGDSSQTERRRRERVAFEAPRPTGRWRLGADTGRRYAAVAGDVNPIHLSGPSAKVFGFPRAIAHGMYTASRAFTEARVDLSRPLRWDVTFDAPVTLPGTVLVAYDDSSAGTVRCTGWRAGSGDKGPRRCFEVEVTSLG
- a CDS encoding 3-oxoacyl-ACP reductase — its product is MTDAYTRFVRSTPGKLLAKQVGLPRPAPLPRRGDRPEPVLGPVVVLGESEGADQIARELLGWGADVRRRFEELRGVGTVIAVLDEITAPADLGRILLPLAGAMRSLAPGARVVTISRPARGEDPGQDAARGGVEGFLRSLAHEMRAGGTANGILAADGVGLTAPGVLGSLRFLLSARSAFVTGQLLRVSSTAGSTTEDRENPLAGRTALVTGAARGIGAAIARTLAADGARLVVLDVPGAGTELSRLANELRAVPIQLDVTAPDAGQRLVAALRDRDQRLDIAVLNAGITRDKMFANMTAERWDPVLAVNIASQISLTDALIEAGGAGETGAVLGDQPRVISLASTSGIAGNRGQTNYAASKAGVIAFVDALAARLESLGGTANAVAPGFIETEMTARMPALTREVARRLNSLQQGGLPVDVAETIAFLASAEAGGLRGETVRVCGQNMVGK